In the genome of Campylobacter helveticus, the window CTTCTATCGTGGCGCAGCTTTTATTTTTAGAAGCGGAGGACCCACAAAAGGACATTTATCTTTATATCAATTCTCCCGGTGGGGTGATAACAAGCGGTTTTAGCATTTATGATACGATGAATTACATTAAGCCCGATATTTGCACTATTTGCATAGGACAGGCTGCTTCTATGGGGGCGTTTTTGTTAAGTTGTGGAACGAAAGAAAAGCGTTTTGCCTTGCCAAATTCGCGCATTATGATTCATCAGCCTTTAGGTGGAGCAAGAGGACAAGCCACAGATATAGAAATTCAAGCGAAAGAAATTTTAAGACTTAAAACCATACTTAATGAAATTTTAGCTAAAAACACAGGGCAAAAAGTCGCAAAAATTTCTAAGGACACTGAAAGAGACTTTTTTATGAGTGCGTTGGAAGCTAAAGAATATGGGCTTATCGATAAGGTTTTGGAAAAGAGCTTTAAGTAGGGTATTGTGGTAAGAAAAATCATCACTTATCCAAATAAAAGGCTTTTTTTAAAGTCCTCTCTTGTGGAGAAATTTGATAAAGAGCTTCACACTTTGCTTGATGATATGTATGACACGATGGTTGCAAGTAGTGGAGTGGGGCTTGCGGCAATTCAGGTGGATGTGCCTTTGAGGGTTTTTATCGTTAATATTATTGACGAAAATGAAGAGCAAAAAAAAGAAGATTTATTAGAAGTTATTAATCCCATCATCACGCCTTTAGATGAGGAGTTTGTCGTTTGCACGGAGGGGTGTTTGAGTGTGCCTGATTTTTTCGAAGAGGTGCAAAGGTATCGTAGAATTTTACTGAAATATCAAGATAGATTCGGTGTAGCTAAAGAGCTTGAGACTGAGGACTTTTTAGCTGTGGCAATTCAGCACGAAAATGACCATTTAGACGGACATTTGTTTATAGAAAAGCTCCCTTTTTCTAAACGCGAAAAATTTAATAAAGAATTTAAAAAGCAGCGTAAAATCAAAAAAACGCAATGAAAAAATTTAAGTGCCTAAGTTTTAGCGAAGAATTAGACCTTATCGATGTAGAAAGCGTTTTTACAAGGGGACTTCCAAGCCTTAGTATAGTGGGTTTGCCAAATTCTGCCATTAAAGAGAGCATTGAGCGCATTAAAGCGACTCTTTTGACTTGCGATTTTTCTTTCCCTGCTAAGAAAATTACCATTAATTTAAGCCCCTCTGGCATCCCTAAAAAAGGCTCACATTTTGACCTTGCCATTGCACTTTTGATTTTGTTGCAAAATGAAGAAAAACTTGAAGATTTTTTCGTCGTAGGGGAGCTTGGGCTTGATGGAAGCATTAAAAGCACCAATGAGCTTTTTTCTTTGCTTTTATTTTTAAGCACTAAGGTTGAAAAAGCAAGGGTCATCGTGCCTAAAAGCCTTGCTTTAAAAGCTTGTATGATACCGAATTTAGAAATTTATGGTTTGGAAAATTTGTTTGAGGCTTTAGAATTTTTTAAGACAAAAAATTATGAAAAATTTAAATTGAGTGCAACGCACCCTCTTTTTACTCAACCCATCTTTATAGAAAATGAACTTTATATTAAAAATGATGAATTTGAGCTTGATTTTATCGATGTTAAAGGGCAAGAACTTGCTAAAAAAGCTTGCATTATCGCTGCTCTTGGTATGCACAATATGCTTTTTGAAGGAAGTGCTGGAAGTGGCAAAAGTATGTGTGCGAAAAGGCTTGTTTATATTATGCCGCCTCAAAGTTTAAGTGAAATTTTAATGCAAAATGCCTATATGTCTTTAAATTCTAAGGATTGTGAATTTGCTAAAAAGCGTGTTTTTAGGCATCCACATCACACCAGCACGAGGGCGAGTATTTTTGGTGGAGGAACGACAAATGCGAAGATAGGCGAAGTGGCTTTGGCAAATGGCGGTGTGCTGTTTTTTGATGAATTTCCGCATTTTTCTAAGCAAGTGATAGAAAGCTTAAGAGAGCCTTTAGAGGATAATGAAATTCACATTTCAAGAGTTAATTCTAAAATCACCTATCAAACTAAATTTGCTTTCATCGCCGCGCAAAATCCTTGCCCTTGCGGAAATTTATTTTCTAAGCATTTTACTTGTGTTTGCACGGAAAATGAAGTGAAAAAATATAAGGCACGCATTTCAACGCCCATTTTAGACAGGATAGACCTCTATGTAGCGATGGACGAGATAGACAAAAATGATAAGTCAAGTTTAAGCTCCGCACAAATGAGCGATTTAGTTTTAGAGGCTTTTAGCTTTTCTAAAAAAAGAGGACAGAAAGAATTTAATGGTAAATTAAAAGATGAGGATTTGAAGCATTTTTGCATTTTGAGCAAAGAGGCTCAAGATGTGCTAGATATGGCTATATCGCGTTTTAAGCTTTCACAACGCTCGATTAATAAAACCTTAAAAGTCGCTAGAAGCTGTGCGGATTTAAAACAAAGCGAAGTGATTGAAAAAAGCCACATTTTAGAGGCTTTGAGTTTTAGGATTAAAGATGTATGAGGGCGCGATTTTAGCACTTTTGCTACTTTTAGTGCTAAGTTTTGGAATTTTTTATAGGATTAAAAAACAAAATGAAATTTTGGCTTTAAAAAAAGAATGCGAAATAAAGCAAGAAAATTTATATAAAATGCTTTCTAAATGCGAAATTTTAGAGGCTTTACTAAAAGAAAAAGAGGTGCAATATAAAGAATTTTCCACCTTGCAATTGAAAGAAAAAGAGAGCTTAAAACAAGAATATGTAAAAAATTTAAACGCCTTAGAGCAAAAGCTAGAAAATAATTTGCAAAAGCAAAATTTAAATTATTTAAATCAAAATAAAATAATGCTTAATGAGGATATCAAAAAGCTTTTGGAAGAAATTTTTGTGCCTGTGAAAAAGAGTGTGAGAGAGTATAGTGAAAGATTAGCCCATAATGAAACCAGCCTTAAAAATAATATCACGCATTTGTTTGAGTATTCTCAAAATATTAAAGCAAATGCCGATAAACTCGCCACTATCCTTAAGGGCGATAAAAAAATTCGCGGGAATTTTGCCGAGCTTCAACTTCAAAATGTTTTAGAAAATAGCGGACTTATCAAAGATGAGCAATACAGACTTCAAGTTGCTTTCAAAAAAGAGGAAAAAAGCTATATCGCCGATGCTATCGTTTTTTTAGAACCGCAAAAAAACATCATCATCGATGCGAAATTTCCCCTGCCAAATGACTTTGATTTTAGCGATTTAAATGAACGCGTTTGTAAAGAACTTGCTTTTAATCTTAAAGAGAGGATTGATGAGCTTGCTAAAAAGCCTTATGCAAAATATGATACTTATACTTATGATTTTGTCTTGCTTTTTATCCCTTATCAAAATCTTTTAGACCTTGCCCTTAGCGTTGATGCCTCGCTCTATCAATACGCTTATAAGAAAAAAATTTATCTCACCACACCTAACACGCTTTTTATGGCACTTAATACCATAAACATCTCGTGGAAGCACATCAAAAGTAATGAAAATATCCTTAAAGCCTTTGATGAGCTTGGCAAATTTCACGATAAATTTGTGGGAGTTTTGGAGGATTTTACCAAGCTTCAAAATGCAAGTAAAAGTCTTAATGCTCAAATAGAAAATATGCAAAATAAGCTTTTCTCAGGCACAGGAAATTTAAGCACGAGAGTTGTTAAGCTTAAAGAATTAGGCGCTAAAACGCAAAAAAGTTTAGAAAAATGGAGCGAGGAATGAAAGCTGTTGTGAAAGAGAGCGCTAGTCTTGACTTAAGGGCGATGAATTTGGGGCTTGATGAGCTTGTCTTAATGGAAAATGCTGGAATTGCTTTGGCGAATTTGATTAAAAAAAATACAAAAAAGCTTAGAAATAAAAAGGTGCTTTTTTTACTTGGTGGGGGGAATAATGCAGCCGATGGGCTTGTAGCTTTGCGTCATCTAAAAAAAGCTAAGGCTTATAAAATGGGCTTTAAAGAAAATAAGATGTTTGCAAAACAAGAGCAAATTTTAAAAAATTATGAGCTTTCTTTTCTTGTTAAAGAGCCTAAAATCAAACATTATGGGGTGATAGTGGATTGTATTTTTGGAAGTGGTTTTAGGGGTGCGTTAGATGAGAAAACGACAAATTTTTTAAGAAAAATCAACAAAAGTAAAGCCCTTAAAATCGCCTGTGATGTGCCGAGTGGTTTGGGAAGTGCGTTTTGCTTTAAGGCGGATATTACCCTTAGTATGGGGGCGTTTAAAGAACTCTTACTTGAGGACTTTACAAAGGAATTTGTGGGGCGACTTAAACTTGCAAAACTTGGAATTTCGCATAAACTTTTTAGTGGCGAAGTTAAGACTTATTTGCTTAAAAAAAAAGATTTAAGGTTAATTAAAAGAAAAATAAGTGCTAATAAGGGCGATTATGGGCATATCGCCATAGTGGGAAATGGTGGAGCGGCGAATTTAGCAGGACTTGCGGCTTTAAATTTTGGTGCCGGGTTGGTCTCTCTTATAGGACAAAAGGCAAATTCTGCACTTTTGATGGAAAAAGAAGAGCTAAATGCGAATTTTAGCGTGGCAGCTCTTGGGATGGGGCTTTTAAATTTAGAGCTTTTAAAAGATAAAAATTTAAGCAAAATGCCTTTAATTTTAGACGCTAATGCTTTTTTAGATGAGGCTATTTTACCTTTTTTACAAAGAGAAGATGTGGTTTTGACCCCACATCCTAAGGAATTTACAAGACTTTTTAAAATATGCTTTAATGAGGATTTAAGTGTGGAAAAATTGCAAAAAAATCGCTTTTTTTATGTGGAAAAATTCACACAAATTTATCCTTGCGTTTTGGTTTTAAAGGGGGCAAATACCATCATCGCGCAAAAAGATAGGCGATTTGTTGTAAATCTTGGTAATGCAAATTTGGCAAAGGGTGGAAGTGGCGATGTATTAGCAGGGATGATAGCCACGCTTTTAGGAGCTAAATTTAGCCCTTTAAAAGCAGCGAAAAATGCCGTCTTAGCACACGCTTTAGTCGCGAGAAAATACAAATTTAACGCAAATAGCTTTGATGCTTTAAAACTGATAAAGGGGTTAAAATGCTTATAAAACTTGCTGTGCTTTTTAGTGGAAATGGAAGTAATTTAGAAAACATACTTAGCAAACTTCATCAAAAAACTTTTGGTAAGAATACTTTTGAGGTGGTGCTTTGCTTGTGTAATAAAAAAGAAGCTTATGGCATTAAAAGAGCTAGGAAATTTGGGCTTGAAAGTGTGATTGTCGAGCATCAAAATTATAAGAGTCGTGAGGAATTTGATAAGGCTGTGGTTGAAAAGATAAAAGAGAGTGGGGCGGACTTGACGATTTTGGCGGGTTTTATGCGAATTTTAAGTCCTGTTTTTACGCAAAATATTAAGGCGGTTAATCTTCATCCCTCTCTTTTACCTCTTTTTAAAGGTGCAAATGCCATAAAGCAAAGTTATGAAAGCGATATGAAAGTCGCTGGTGTGAGTGTGCATTGGGTCAGTGAGGAGCTTGACGGCGGGAAAATCATCGCACAAAAGGCTTTTGAAAAGAAAAATCTAACTTATGAGGAATTTGAGGAAAAAATTCACGCTTTGGAGTATGAATTACTACCCCAAAGCGTCATTGAGCTTTTTTGCAAAAATTTATAGCCCCCACAAAAGAGCGTGGGGGTTAATAAAGAAAACTAGAACTTCTTCTTCTTCACATCTTCAAGGATATTATTTGCTATATCACTAACATTATTAGAGATGATAGCACTTTCATTAGCTATTTCTACATTATCTTTAGTGGTTTGGTCGATTTGAGCTACACTTTCATTGATTTGAGTGATACCTGCAGTTTGCTCTTTAATACTTTCTGCCATATCATTGATAGATTGAACGAGAAGGTTAGTGTTTGCTTCTATCTCACTTAAAGACTTTTGGGTTCTTTCAGCTAGTTTTCTAACTTCATCAGCCACAACGGCAAAGCCTCTTCCGTGTTCTCCTGCTCTTGCAGCTTCTATGGCAGCATTTAAAGCTAGAAGATTGATTTGGTCAGCTATATCACCTATAATGCTTGTTACATTTTTAATCTCTTCACTTTGAGTGATAACATCACTTGTCTTTTGAGAGACATTTTGCATAGAGGAAGTAATCTCTTCTAAAGCAGCAGCTGTTTCTTCTAAAGAAGCTGCTTGAGAATTTGAACTTGTTGTTAAGTTTTGCACAGCGTTTTGAAGTTTGGAGCTTTCATTGGCTAAAGAATTTGCAAAATCTGAGCTTTGTTTTAGCATTTTGATGATTTCTTCGCCTAAGGTATTAGTTGTTACTTCTACACTACCTGTTGCATCTTCAATTCTATTTCTAAAGTCAAGTCTTTTAAATTCTTCAAAGATAGAATGAATTTTATTCATATCTTTACCCACTCTAGCTTGTAAAACATCAAGAATATTATTTAAAACATTTTTGAGTTCTATAAGTTGTGGGTTTCTAGGATTAGCTGTGATTCTTGCAGTGAGGTTACCATTTTCTACTATGCCTACTGTTTCTACGCTTTCTTTGACGGCTTGTTTATCTTGGTCAAGTCCTTGTTTAGTTGCAAGGATATTTTCATTAAGCATTTTGCCTATCGCACCTAGTTCATCGTCGGCATTTATTTTTATGATGTGTGGCTCTACCTTTTCGTGATTTAAGAAACGGAACAGAGTTTCTAAAGATTTCACAAGGATAGGAAGTCTAGCCCCTATAATCACTCTAACGCAATAATAAACTACGGCGATTACGGCGATTAAGAAGATAATCCCTATCGCAACGAAAATAAATTGCATTTTATATAAAGGTGCTAAAACTGAGGCTTTTGGTGCTGTGGTTAATATACTCCATTTACTAGAATTATCTAGCGTTGTAAAAGAAGCTATGGCGACAAAACTTTCTTCCCCAGATGAAGAAGTGTAGTTTTCAAAAAGAAAATCTTTATTTTCCTTAACGGCATTTACAATTTCTTTTGTTTGCGGACTAGAGCTAATTTCAGCTAAATTTTTAAGTAGTAAAGATAAATTTGTGCTATGAACTGCCACGGTGCTATCTTCACTAAGCAAGACTCTAATATTACCATCATACAAATCCAAAATAGGGTCCATTAGTGTCGTTGAAAAACTTTGTAAGTCAAAAACAAATCCCACGCAACCTATATATTTGCCATTTGTGTCAAATACTGGCATAGCGATATTAACACCTATAAATTCACCACGCCCCATGTCAAGTTTAGCAGGAACTCCTACATAAACTTTGTCATAATCCGCAGTTTTAGCTTCATTACGAATTCTTTGAACGACTGGGAAAGATTTGATTTTTTCAGAAAATTGCAGGGTTTCTATGCCACCGGATTTTTCCACAGCTGTATCCACAAATTCCATACCAAAAGTGCCTTTTTCGCTTCTATATTGTTTTTTCACATTAGTATCGCCAAGTATCGCACTATCTTCTAAAAGGAAAAAGGCAAAAGTGGCTTCACTAGAGGAATCAAAGGTATTTTTTATAACATTTTCCACATCGTTAAAGTCAAATCCGTTTTTACGAATATCTTCATTTATCGTTCTTGAGGCGGACTTAACCAAAGCGATAGTTTCGTTAAGCTTTGCTTCTATGTAGTTTGCGTAGCGTTTGGAAGCTTGCATTAAAACCTTATCCATTTGCTCTTTCATATTTGAAGAGACCTGAACGGAAGTAAGGGAGATAAAGGCTATCACGCCTATGATGACTGTAATTGCCACGGATAAAATAAGCTTTAAGCCTATATTGAGGGATTTAAACATTGTAAAGCCTTTCTTTAAAATCAAATGATTAATTTTAACAAAAAAAAAAAAATAAAACTTAAGAATAAAAATTTGGCATTGTTTTAAGATACAAAGCGTTTTATAAAATTCATTATAATCTAAGGAATTTTAAATTAAGGCGTTTTGATGATAGTGGATAAAAGCTATTTTATAGATGGGGTTGATGATGTGGAGCTTGGCATCAAAAGAGAATCTAAACTTGAATACCGCGTAAGTTATGATGATAGTAAGGACATTAAGGCTTTTGTGTTTTTAATCGGTGGATTTGGTGCAAATGCTAATATGAATTTTTTTGATTTTGAGCGTAAAAGCGTGGCAAAAGAACACCCCGTGTGCGTGGTGCAGCCGCTATATCATTGTTTTTGTGCGAGGATAGGCGTGGTAGAGCCTTATAACCCTGCCATAATACCAAATGCTAAAGATATAGAAAATTTGCAAAATATCTTACAAATTTGCAAGATTGACGCTAGGGTTGATGTGGAAAATTACACTAAGTTTTTTTCCTTGATAGATGAGCGTTTGCAAGAATTTAAAGAGGCTGGGGAGCTTGATGCGAATTTTATGGTGCATTTGGGTTGCGATTTTGTGCCTAAAAATGGAGATTATCAAAATTATGGCATTATGCCAGCTCTTGATATCATCAATGTCGCTAAAGATGCCTCATTAAAGCTTCCTCATTTTGCAAATTTGCCTAAAATTTATGTGGGAGGGAGTTACGGGGGCTATTTGGCTATGCTTTGTGCGAAAATCGCTCCTTTTTATGTCGATGGTGTTTTGGATAATAGTGGGGTCGTTTTGCCTTGGTTACCGCATATTCTAGGGCGTGAGACGGGGGTTCCTGAATTTATAATTAATGGAAAGCATTATGTGCTTGCTTGTTTTGTGAAGAAATTTTGGACAAAAGATGAAAATTCGCCCTATTATTTTTCCAACGCAAATTATTATGCAAGGACGATTTTAAATACTAAGCATCTTCAAACTCTCGCCGAAAAATCTAAAAAGACAATTTTCGTGCATTATCACTCAAATTTAGATGATGGCGCTCCAGTGGAGCAAAAGATGGAATTAAGCCAGACGCTTAAAAATTTAGGTTTTGATGATACGCTGCATTTGATAAAAGATGAAAACGATTTAGACGGACGCACGATAAAAAGCCTAGAACACGGACTTAGAATGAGCGATAAGGCTTTGTGTCGCAGAGAGCTTCCTAAAATTTTGGAAAAATTACAAGGAAGACAAACGCCTATGGCAGAAGATAGTGAAATAAGCTATGAGTGTGAGGACAAGCTCTTTACTTTTAAAGATACACGGGGGGGGGGGGGTATGCGCTTGACATTACAAATTTAAGCTAAAATGCGAAAAATTTTGAAAGGCAGATTTAATGAAAGCATTTTTACACATCGGCACGACAAATTCGGGTAATCAAGAAAAACAAGGCTTTTTAATGCAAAATGAAGCCTTGCTTTTAAAAAAAGGCTTTATCTACCCTAAAAGCTTACGCGTGGCAAATAGGCACTGGGCTTTGGTGGATATGGTTTTAGAGCTTGTGAAAAAGGAAAATTTGAGCCAAAATGTTTTAGAGGATTTGGAAAATGAAAGGCTTCTTAGGGCTTTAGAGAATTTTAAAGAAGAGATAAAAGAGCATAGGGACAAAACTTTCATCTTTTCAGCAGAGGGCATAGTGTGGGACTTCCCAACACGCCGCCATATCGAAATTTTAGAAAATATAATGCGAAATTTGGGCTTTGATGAGGTGAAAATCATTGTGTATTTTAGAAATACTTTGGATTATTTAAATTCACACTGCTCTCAAGATTATAAAAACAATATGGGCTTTTACTCGGGCGACTTTGCCCCCGATAAGCACCCAAGAAAGCATATATTTGACTACGCACAAATCGTAAAAGACCACGAAGCGGTGTGGGGGGAGGAAAATATCATCGTGAGGCTTTTAAGGCAAGACTATGTAGGGGGGACTATGCTTAAGGACTTTACATATCACTTAGGCATAGAGTGGGACGATGATTTCTCGCTGAAGCAACATAAAAATGAAAGCTTTAATTTGCTTGGCATAGAACTTCAATCAAGACTCAATAAAAAAGACATAGGCGGGAATTTCAACTCACTGCTTTACATCTCAAGGAAGCATTTTGAGGGTGTGAAAGAGGATAGGCTTAAATTTAGAGTGCAAAAGGACATCGCTAAGGCTTATGTGGATTATTACGCGCCCTCACTAGAGTGGGTAAGGGCGAAGTATTTTCCGCACAAAACATATCTTTTTGAGCCTGTTAATTGGGACGCGTATAAGGAAAATCCTCATTTAGAGCATATCACGCAAGAAGATTGGGATAAGGTGGTCGATTTTTTCACCGAGCTTTTGCAGTCTAAAAACGCGGTAATAGAATCTTTAAAAAAGCAAAGATAGGGGGGCAAAACGCCCCTTTGCTTGGGAGTGGCGACTTATCTTAAAAAGCAAGTTCTAGCATTTTTTTAATGCTAGTGAAATTTTCAAAATTTTCCGCATTGATAAATTCAGCCTTTAAAGGCTTACCATAATGCTTTTCAATCTCCGCCACCAAAGCCATAATGTCAATGCTATCAATCACATCATCGCTTACGAGGTTGTCCATATTTTCATCGATGTCTGTTCTTTCTATATTGATGAAAAACTGCTTAATTTGTTCCATTTTTACTCCTTTAATGCGGTATTATAAAATAAAATGATTAATTGATACAATTCACCCTATCTTGGTCGCTATCGCCTTTAAAAAAAGCAGCATTTTTCTTCTTGCTTGTAAGGGCGAAAAAAACGCAGACATTTTGCTTTAAAAAAGGCTCGTAATAAACAGGCAAAATTTCATCTTCATTTGCCAAAACAAAGCCCATTTTTAAAAAATACTCTTTTCTTGGCACGAAGCAAAGCAAACTTACAAATTCGCATTTTCTTTTTTGTAAAAGCTCCACAAAAGCAGCGCGTAAATCGCCCTTTAAATTCCCACAAAAATCCACTATCAGCATTACCCTAGCTTTTTCAATTTGTATCACTCTAGTAAAAAACACGGCTTTTAAGCTCTCATCTTTAAAAACGCCCAAGGCTTCGTATTTGTAAAAGGGGTGCTTTAAATAGCGGTTGGTAAAATAAGCCTTGCTTTTTTGCGGGGCAAAATGGCATTTAAGAGCGGAGCTTTTAAACTCTTTAAGACCAAGTTTTTTTAAGCTAAATTTGGATTTTTTAAGGGGTGGATTTTGCTTAAAAACGGCAAGTTTGAAGCTTTTTTTATACTCATTTTTGATATAAAAATGATAAAGTGCATCCACTTTGTCATAAAAAAGTTTGCAAAATTTAATGGAATCGCCAGAAAGTCCAGCCGTTGAGGTATTTTTTATTTTAAAAAATTCAAAAAGATAGCGGTAAAGTTTAAGTCCTAGCGAAGGGCAGGTTTTTTTAACACTCCAAATCGAAGTGAAAATCCACTTATCTTTTAAATTTACATCATACTGACTAAGAAGAGTAAAGCCTAAAATCCCATCAAATTCCCTCGTTTGCTCGTTGTAGGCTACTAGGATATTATAACGACAATTTTTGCGGTCAAGATATTGAAAATCAAGCACCTCGCGAGATAGCACAAAGATGTGATTTGCTCTCCATTCTTTAGCAATATAGTCTTGCAAAAGCCCCACCTCATCAATGCGGCAAAATCTTAACTGATGTTTCATCCCATACTCGCTTTTCCAAATTTAAAGGCATTGCAGTCAAAGCGGCTTAGAGTGAGAGGGTTTAGCCGTAAGTCCGCCGCGTCAATGTCCTTTTTATACTCTTCTAAGCTCACAAAGGCAAAATCTACCCCAAAGCTCTGCAAAATAGCCTTTGAATGATAGCTAAATTCTCCATAAGGATAGCAAAAAGTGCGAAGAGGGGGATTTAAAAAGCTTAAAATTTCAAAGGATTTTTTGACCTCGTTCGCTTCTTCCTTGGCGTTTAAATTTAAAAAATTAATGTGCGCGTGGGCGTGGCTGCCTATGAGCATTTTATTTTCAATCATTATTTTAAGCTCTTCGTGGTTAAGATAATAATCCTTATAAATTTGTGCCTCACTCAAGCCGCATTTTTTCACTAGTGCCGCGATAACTTCATCTTTGAGCTCTTCTTTGATGTGATAATTAAGCAAAAGTTTAAATTGCTTTACCGCCTCATCATCGTCAAGCAAATCGTAATAATCTGCAAATAAATACGCCTTTTCACCCTCAAAGGCTTCAGGGCCAGCAAGATTTAAGGCTAAGTCTAAGAGCTTCCCCCCCCCCCCGTATTTGCCGATGAGATAGTGGATTTTATGCACATTTAAAGCCCTTTTTTGCTCCAAAACTAAAGTCGGCATAAAGAAAATTCCCAAAGCCTTTCTTTTTAAAAGCTCAGGAAAAACGAGGCTAAAATGCTCTTTTAAGCCATCATCAAAGGTGAGTAAAATTTTATTTTTAAGCTCACTTATAAAATCAGGCTCTTTTTTAAGCCGACAAAAGTCCTCAAAACTTACAAGCCCGAAATTTTTCTCAAAAAAGTCTAATTGCTTTTTAAAATTCTCAAAAGAAAGATAGCGAAAAAAGGGCAAATCCTTTACATTCTTTCTTATATAATGATACATTATGATTTTCATTGTTTATTCTCCTAAAATAATATGCTCTACTTCTTTTTTAGCAGATTCTAGAATCTCTTTTGCTTCTTGCTGCAAGGCTTTTTTGCTCTTTCTTTAAACCCAGAAGTAATCCAAACATAAGAAGCAAGCTCTGTGGTCGCATAGCTAAAGGCTTGTTCTACTGCTCCACCAAATTCACGATCGGAAAGGTCTTGTTTCTTACACTCAACGACAATATAAGGAGCTTCGCATTTTTCATCACTAAATACGATAATATCAGCCTCTTTTGTAGAGCCTCCCATTTTCACAGAATCAAAAAGCTTGATACGCTCCACAGGATAGCCATATTGCAAAACTAGCTTTAAAAATGCTATGGTTTGGACCTGTTCTTCAGGATTAGTGTATTTGCGTCTTTTATCTTGGCAGTAATAAGTGATAAATTCTTTATTTTCATCAAAAGCGATGAGTTTTTTTGTAATCCCTTCGTTTAATAAATCTTGCTCAAAATTACTCATTTATATTTTTCACCTTTCACTGCTTTCTTCCACTTCTAGCTTTTTCAAACTGCATAAATTTCAGCTTACAAACGATAGGGATTTTTAAATTTTATCATTTAAAATTTTTCTATCTATCTTACCATTAGCATTAAGGGCGAATTTTTCCACCCTTACAAAGCTTGAGGCTATCATATAGCTTGGGAGTTTTTGCTTACAAAAAGCTTTTAAATTTAATTCCCCATCGCTTTCATAAAAGGCGATGATTTGCTCGTTTTTAAAAATGCAAGCGCTATTTTTAATCTTTTCGTGCGAATTTAGCACCGCTTCTATCTCGCCAAGCTCTATTCTATGCCCTTTGAATTTGATTTGATTATCCACGCGTCCATAGCATAAAAGCTCACCAAACTCATTATAAGCGACAATGTCCCCTGTTTTATAAAGTAAGTCTAAAAAATTATGATGCAAAGGGTTTTGGATAAAAGCCCCATTTGTCTTTTCTTTATCGTTGTAATATCCTAAAGAAAGGCTTGTCCCCCTTACAAAAAGTTCGCCTTTTTTTCCTACTTCATCAGGCTTTATTAAATTCTTATTTTCATCAAAAACTAAAAGCTCTGTATTTTCACACGCCTTTCCTATGGGTAAAAGCTCTTCGTCTTTAAAGGCTCTATCAACCTTATAAAAGCAGCAAACATCGGTAATTTCAGTTGGTCCGTAGAGGTTAGCAAAACTAGCATTTAAATTTTTTCTCCAGTAATTTAACTGCTTATTTGGCATAATTTCTCCGCAAAAAAGCACTTTTTTAAGCTTTTCAAGTTTGAAATTTTCTAAAGCCTGTGTATTGGCAAAATAAATCAAAACCGATGGCACCCAAAAGATAGTGTTGATGTGTTCTTTTTCGAGGTATTCTAGCACCTTAAGAGGAAAGGCAAAAAGCGAATTTGGCACTAAATGCACACTGCCACCTTCTTTAATGGTAGGGAAAATGTCTAAGATAGAATTGTCA includes:
- the purN gene encoding phosphoribosylglycinamide formyltransferase; the encoded protein is MLIKLAVLFSGNGSNLENILSKLHQKTFGKNTFEVVLCLCNKKEAYGIKRARKFGLESVIVEHQNYKSREEFDKAVVEKIKESGADLTILAGFMRILSPVFTQNIKAVNLHPSLLPLFKGANAIKQSYESDMKVAGVSVHWVSEELDGGKIIAQKAFEKKNLTYEEFEEKIHALEYELLPQSVIELFCKNL
- a CDS encoding methyl-accepting chemotaxis protein, whose amino-acid sequence is MFKSLNIGLKLILSVAITVIIGVIAFISLTSVQVSSNMKEQMDKVLMQASKRYANYIEAKLNETIALVKSASRTINEDIRKNGFDFNDVENVIKNTFDSSSEATFAFFLLEDSAILGDTNVKKQYRSEKGTFGMEFVDTAVEKSGGIETLQFSEKIKSFPVVQRIRNEAKTADYDKVYVGVPAKLDMGRGEFIGVNIAMPVFDTNGKYIGCVGFVFDLQSFSTTLMDPILDLYDGNIRVLLSEDSTVAVHSTNLSLLLKNLAEISSSPQTKEIVNAVKENKDFLFENYTSSSGEESFVAIASFTTLDNSSKWSILTTAPKASVLAPLYKMQFIFVAIGIIFLIAVIAVVYYCVRVIIGARLPILVKSLETLFRFLNHEKVEPHIIKINADDELGAIGKMLNENILATKQGLDQDKQAVKESVETVGIVENGNLTARITANPRNPQLIELKNVLNNILDVLQARVGKDMNKIHSIFEEFKRLDFRNRIEDATGSVEVTTNTLGEEIIKMLKQSSDFANSLANESSKLQNAVQNLTTSSNSQAASLEETAAALEEITSSMQNVSQKTSDVITQSEEIKNVTSIIGDIADQINLLALNAAIEAARAGEHGRGFAVVADEVRKLAERTQKSLSEIEANTNLLVQSINDMAESIKEQTAGITQINESVAQIDQTTKDNVEIANESAIISNNVSDIANNILEDVKKKKF
- a CDS encoding DUF2920 family protein yields the protein MIVDKSYFIDGVDDVELGIKRESKLEYRVSYDDSKDIKAFVFLIGGFGANANMNFFDFERKSVAKEHPVCVVQPLYHCFCARIGVVEPYNPAIIPNAKDIENLQNILQICKIDARVDVENYTKFFSLIDERLQEFKEAGELDANFMVHLGCDFVPKNGDYQNYGIMPALDIINVAKDASLKLPHFANLPKIYVGGSYGGYLAMLCAKIAPFYVDGVLDNSGVVLPWLPHILGRETGVPEFIINGKHYVLACFVKKFWTKDENSPYYFSNANYYARTILNTKHLQTLAEKSKKTIFVHYHSNLDDGAPVEQKMELSQTLKNLGFDDTLHLIKDENDLDGRTIKSLEHGLRMSDKALCRRELPKILEKLQGRQTPMAEDSEISYECEDKLFTFKDTRGGGGMRLTLQI
- a CDS encoding acyl carrier protein, producing the protein MKAFLHIGTTNSGNQEKQGFLMQNEALLLKKGFIYPKSLRVANRHWALVDMVLELVKKENLSQNVLEDLENERLLRALENFKEEIKEHRDKTFIFSAEGIVWDFPTRRHIEILENIMRNLGFDEVKIIVYFRNTLDYLNSHCSQDYKNNMGFYSGDFAPDKHPRKHIFDYAQIVKDHEAVWGEENIIVRLLRQDYVGGTMLKDFTYHLGIEWDDDFSLKQHKNESFNLLGIELQSRLNKKDIGGNFNSLLYISRKHFEGVKEDRLKFRVQKDIAKAYVDYYAPSLEWVRAKYFPHKTYLFEPVNWDAYKENPHLEHITQEDWDKVVDFFTELLQSKNAVIESLKKQR
- a CDS encoding phosphopantetheine-binding protein produces the protein MEQIKQFFINIERTDIDENMDNLVSDDVIDSIDIMALVAEIEKHYGKPLKAEFINAENFENFTSIKKMLELAF